The Desulfoscipio gibsoniae DSM 7213 genome contains a region encoding:
- a CDS encoding 3-hydroxyacyl-CoA dehydrogenase — MEINGSVAVVTGGASGLGEAVIRRFSDQGAKVVIFDMAEESGSKIAVELGDSATFFKVNVTDEESVLKAVNAVQERFGGINIVINCAGIGIAHKVLGKKGPMPLESFQRVIQVNLIGTFNVIRLVAEKMVKNIPNDEGERGVIINTASVAAFEGQIGQAAYSASKGGIVSMILPMARELAYYGIRVMGIAPGIFDTPMMGSLPESTRDALGKMVPFPSRLGRPDEFARLVKDIVQNPMLNGSTIRLDGAIRMQPK; from the coding sequence ATGGAAATTAATGGATCGGTAGCCGTGGTTACGGGTGGAGCATCGGGGCTTGGGGAAGCAGTAATTAGACGCTTTTCTGATCAGGGAGCAAAAGTAGTGATATTCGACATGGCGGAGGAATCCGGCAGTAAAATTGCCGTCGAACTGGGTGATAGCGCAACCTTTTTTAAAGTAAATGTTACCGATGAGGAAAGTGTGTTAAAAGCAGTGAACGCTGTTCAGGAAAGATTCGGGGGAATTAATATTGTTATAAACTGCGCAGGTATCGGCATTGCTCATAAAGTGTTGGGTAAAAAAGGCCCCATGCCACTGGAAAGTTTTCAGCGAGTAATCCAGGTAAACCTTATCGGTACCTTCAACGTAATCCGTCTTGTAGCAGAGAAGATGGTAAAAAATATTCCCAATGATGAAGGAGAAAGGGGGGTTATTATTAACACTGCTTCGGTTGCAGCCTTTGAGGGACAAATCGGGCAGGCGGCTTACAGTGCTTCCAAGGGAGGGATAGTAAGCATGATCCTGCCTATGGCACGGGAACTGGCTTATTACGGGATTCGTGTCATGGGGATTGCTCCTGGGATTTTTGATACTCCCATGATGGGTAGTCTGCCTGAAAGCACCAGGGATGCATTGGGCAAAATGGTTCCGTTTCCATCCAGACTCGGAAGGCCGGATGAATTTGCCAGGCTGGTGAAAGATATCGTACAGAACCCGATGCTGAACGGAAGTACAATCCGCCTGGACGGAGCGATCAGGATGCAACCGAAATAA